Genomic segment of Jaculus jaculus isolate mJacJac1 chromosome 6, mJacJac1.mat.Y.cur, whole genome shotgun sequence:
ACCTGAAGGGAAGGGCTTTGTGGAGATGCTCTGTAAAGGGCTCTCTCAGCCCACAAGCAACCTAGTGGCTGGATGTCTCCAACTAGGGACTCAGTCTGTCCTCTTGGAGAAGCATGAGGAGAAATCTCCTATTTGTGACTCTACCATCTCTGTCCACAACTTCAACTATCAGTCTCCAgggctccccagtcctccttatGGGCATATGGAAACACATCTTCTTCATCTCAAGCCTCAATCATTCAAGAGTTTGGGAGATTCTTCCTTTGGGAGCCACCCACCTGACTGCAGCACACCCCCTTATGAGGGCCCGCTCACTCCACCCCTGAGCATCAGTGGCAACTTCTCCTTGAAGCAAGATGGCTCTCCTGACCTGGAAAAATCCTACAGCTTCATGCCACATTATCCTCCTCTAGGCCTGAGCTCAGGGCATATGCATTCAACTCCCTTTCAGGCTGGCACCACCCGCTATGATGTTCCTGTTGACATGTCCTTTGATTCCTACCCCCATCATGGTATTGGGACCCAACTTAATCCAATCTTCACTGATTAGGGCAATAAGTCCAGCATTTCAGAGGATGATTAGAGATATTTCCCACATTTTAAGTGGCTGAGCTGACGATTCAAAGAACCTATAGATATTTATCAAACATGATAGCACTAATCCACTGAGAACCCCCTATGCCCACTCCTTCTTCTCATAAACTTCTCACATTGCTTAAATTGCTTTGTTTAGGGTCCTCAAGTGAAATTGTTTGGTGATTTTAGATGATGTGCTACTAGAATATCAGACGTAGGCCCTGTTACAGTGGTGCCGAACACCCATTCAGAAATCTGTCTGGTGTTGGTTACCTTCTGAAAACAGGAAGCAGCTGTTTTGTCCCTAAATAATTTTGATCACTCATAAATTTCTTGAAATATAAAAGCAATAAAAGGCAATAACATGGATGGAGTGTTCAAATGGGGCTGCTGCAGGAAGCATAAGGCAGGATTCAAAGTTTGAGCTTGTTTCTATATAAAAATAACTTCCAGAGGCAAATATTCCAACTCATACCATGAATAACAAAGCATGTTTTTAGCAATTAGCTCTATTTCTCATTGAGATGAAAGTCGAGCACATTTTCCTTAGTGATTTGAGAAACATAGTAGAGGCCTCAtgccaatttcatttatttatttattatgaggtaaggtttcattctagcccaggctgacctggaactcattctgtggtcccaggataactttgaactcacaatgatcctcccacctctgccttcctactgctggaattaaaagcatgcaccaccatgcccaattttattcttgagtatatatatatatatatatatatatatatatatatatatatatatggcaatttTCTTAGTGCTAGAGATAGAGTAAGAAAATTGAATTGAAATATCTGACTTTGTCTAGATCATTTCTTGGTCTCTGTTGTCAAAGGGCTCTGGAAACTCTGTTATCAAGGGGCAGTGTTCAGGTGCTGCTATTGTAGTCAGCACACAACCAGTGCCCATTGTTGAGTAATAACATGGCCATTGGCTCCCATATTCACTACCATAGTTGAGGGACTCTCACACTAGCCCATAGGATTTTCCCTAGAATGAtgaatttcattttgtaaaaGTATAATCATTAAAATCATTGACCTCTTTCCACACCAAGAtcatatttttttcccaaaagcacaAGAACTAGTCAAATTTATTGGCTAATCTTAACTTCTACAGCATAAATGTAACTCCTTATCCTTCCTTGATTGTTACCAGTTCCTCATTTACAGATGTGCTGTTATTATATATTGTAGATAACATTTCAAGTAAGGACACTTAAGAATTCAGAAACAAACTGAAGAGCAGCAAATGTTCTTACCAGTCTGTATCAGCATCCCAAGTTTTGTTCAacctaaaaaatgttttgttttctttatgcaaGATCTCATTTCTTTGCAATGATATTGGTGTTGTA
This window contains:
- the Neurod4 gene encoding neurogenic differentiation factor 4, which translates into the protein MAKTYMKSKEMVELVNTSSWNDKGLGSQTEIKEQERRHGAYGMLGNLTEEHDSIEEEEEEEEDGEKPKRRGPKKKKMTKARLERFRARRVKANARERTRMHGLNDALDNLRRVMPCYSKTQKLSKIETLRLARNYIWALSEVLENGQTPEGKGFVEMLCKGLSQPTSNLVAGCLQLGTQSVLLEKHEEKSPICDSTISVHNFNYQSPGLPSPPYGHMETHLLHLKPQSFKSLGDSSFGSHPPDCSTPPYEGPLTPPLSISGNFSLKQDGSPDLEKSYSFMPHYPPLGLSSGHMHSTPFQAGTTRYDVPVDMSFDSYPHHGIGTQLNPIFTD